The Pseudomonas eucalypticola genome has a window encoding:
- a CDS encoding response regulator transcription factor has translation MQILVVEDNRDILDNVTEYLQLRGCEVTRAEDGLSGLHLAATRSFDMVILDVMLPGMTGTQVCQRLRESSRADTPVIMLTARDALTDRLDGFKAGADDYLIKPFALSELMARIEALVWRFKRQSSRVLKVHDLSYDLDTLQITRGDASLRLNPTSLKMLELLMRKSPAVVTRRELEENVWGEYTPNSDSLRSNLHLLRRMVDKPFDVPLIHTIHGIGYQLVYKPGESG, from the coding sequence ATGCAAATTCTGGTGGTTGAGGACAACCGAGACATTCTCGACAACGTGACCGAGTACCTGCAGTTGCGCGGCTGCGAGGTCACCCGGGCGGAGGACGGCCTGAGTGGCCTGCACCTGGCGGCCACGCGCTCGTTCGACATGGTGATACTCGACGTCATGCTGCCCGGCATGACCGGTACCCAGGTGTGCCAGCGCCTGCGAGAAAGCTCGCGCGCCGATACGCCGGTCATCATGCTCACCGCGCGCGACGCCTTGACCGACCGCCTGGATGGCTTCAAGGCCGGGGCCGACGACTACCTGATCAAGCCATTCGCGCTGTCCGAACTGATGGCCCGGATCGAGGCTCTGGTGTGGCGGTTCAAGCGCCAGAGCTCACGGGTGCTCAAGGTGCATGACCTGTCTTACGACCTGGACACGCTGCAGATTACCCGTGGCGACGCATCGCTTCGCTTGAACCCCACGAGCCTGAAGATGCTTGAACTGTTGATGCGCAAGAGCCCGGCGGTGGTGACCCGGCGCGAGCTGGAGGAAAACGTCTGGGGCGAATACACCCCCAACAGCGATAGCCTGCGCAGCAACCTGCATTTGTTGCGGCGCATGGTCGACAAACCCTTCGATGTGCCGTTGATTCACACCATCCACGGCATTGGCTACCAACTGGTCTACAAACCAGGTGAGTCCGGCTAG
- the arnF gene encoding 4-amino-4-deoxy-L-arabinose-phosphoundecaprenol flippase subunit ArnF, whose product MSRAQGFALAASSVLLVSGAQLGMRWSMTRLPVPAQWLETLANGPVPWLALGGVMAAIFAYALSMLCWLGALQHLPLGRAYALLSISYALVYLLAASLPAFNEHFSLLKSLGVTLVVLGVLTINSRRTHGNKS is encoded by the coding sequence ATGAGCCGCGCGCAGGGTTTTGCCCTGGCCGCCAGCAGTGTACTGCTGGTCAGTGGCGCGCAGCTGGGCATGCGCTGGAGCATGACGCGCCTGCCCGTGCCGGCCCAATGGCTGGAGACGCTGGCCAACGGGCCGGTGCCATGGCTGGCGCTGGGGGGGGTGATGGCCGCGATCTTCGCCTACGCGCTATCGATGCTGTGCTGGCTGGGGGCGCTGCAACACCTACCCCTGGGCCGCGCCTATGCACTGTTGAGCATCAGCTACGCCCTGGTCTACCTGCTGGCCGCCAGCCTGCCGGCCTTCAATGAACATTTCTCGCTGTTGAAAAGCCTGGGGGTGACCCTGGTCGTCCTCGGCGTGTTGACCATCAATTCGCGACGTACACACGGCAACAAGTCATAG
- the arnT gene encoding lipid IV(A) 4-amino-4-deoxy-L-arabinosyltransferase: protein MNLRWTLPVLLLAFGLFYLLPLPFHGLWIPDETRYAQMSQEMLLTGKWAAPHFMGLRYFEKPAAGYWLIAIGQALFGQNLFGVRVASALSLGLSAVLAYWVANRLWGERRKSVICTVLYMSFGLVAGQAGYANLDPQFTLWVNLSLVALWLAIDSRTPRERLLSWGLLGVACGMGFMTKGFLAWVFPVLIALPWMIWQKRFGELLRFGLFGVLVAVLVAAPWALMVNHQESDFWSFFFWHEHIRRFAAEDAQHAQPIWFYLPLLVLSALPWALLLPASARDAWRQHGEPRRVFLLLWLLLPLAFLSLSRGKLPTYILPCMLPLALLLGDTLNTLISQGKTRALRSNALLNGVIGLLGLIALAWLQFKKPVYQDEPLHLSLVTGALLAWMLCNLAAWWRPLRWWAAPAVGMGLVVALLPNALPDKVVNNKTPDRFIADHTEQLRQAGSLMSNDLGAAAALAWHTVRPDITLFATAGETKYGLSYPDAKARLVLFLQGPQWLAEARRQGTVAVVLRIKDHEDDSELTRLQGYSQRFEQGNITILFYSQTPP from the coding sequence CCTGCGCTATTTCGAGAAGCCGGCGGCCGGTTACTGGTTGATCGCCATCGGCCAGGCGCTGTTCGGCCAGAACCTGTTCGGTGTACGCGTAGCCTCGGCCCTGAGCCTGGGCCTGAGCGCAGTGCTGGCTTACTGGGTGGCCAACCGCCTGTGGGGCGAGCGGCGCAAGAGCGTGATCTGCACCGTCCTGTACATGAGCTTCGGCCTGGTGGCCGGGCAGGCCGGCTACGCCAACCTGGACCCGCAGTTCACCCTGTGGGTGAACCTGAGCCTGGTGGCGCTGTGGCTGGCCATCGACAGCCGCACGCCCCGTGAGCGCCTGTTGAGCTGGGGCCTGCTGGGCGTCGCCTGTGGTATGGGGTTCATGACCAAGGGTTTCCTGGCCTGGGTATTTCCGGTGCTGATCGCGCTGCCCTGGATGATCTGGCAGAAGCGCTTCGGCGAACTGCTGCGCTTCGGCCTGTTCGGGGTGCTGGTGGCCGTGCTGGTCGCTGCGCCGTGGGCGCTGATGGTCAACCATCAAGAGTCCGACTTCTGGTCGTTCTTCTTCTGGCACGAGCACATCCGCCGCTTTGCTGCCGAAGACGCGCAGCATGCCCAACCCATCTGGTTCTACCTGCCGCTGCTGGTGCTGTCCGCGCTGCCCTGGGCGCTGCTGCTGCCGGCCAGCGCACGCGATGCCTGGCGCCAGCACGGCGAGCCGCGCCGGGTTTTCCTGCTGCTGTGGCTGTTGCTACCCCTGGCATTCCTGAGCCTCTCGCGCGGCAAGCTACCCACTTATATCCTGCCTTGCATGCTGCCACTGGCCCTGCTGCTGGGCGACACGCTGAACACGCTGATCAGCCAAGGCAAGACACGGGCGCTGCGCAGCAATGCCCTGCTCAATGGGGTGATCGGGCTGCTGGGGTTGATCGCCCTGGCCTGGCTGCAATTCAAGAAGCCGGTGTACCAGGATGAACCGTTGCACCTGAGCCTGGTGACCGGCGCCCTGCTGGCCTGGATGCTCTGCAACCTGGCCGCCTGGTGGCGCCCGCTGCGCTGGTGGGCCGCCCCGGCGGTGGGCATGGGGCTGGTCGTTGCGCTGCTGCCCAATGCCTTGCCCGACAAAGTGGTCAACAACAAGACGCCCGATCGCTTCATCGCTGACCATACCGAGCAACTGCGCCAGGCTGGCTCTTTGATGAGCAATGACCTGGGCGCCGCCGCAGCCCTGGCCTGGCACACCGTGCGTCCCGACATCACCCTGTTCGCCACGGCCGGCGAAACCAAGTATGGGCTCAGCTACCCGGACGCCAAAGCGCGCCTGGTGCTGTTCCTGCAGGGCCCGCAGTGGCTGGCCGAGGCGCGTCGACAGGGTACGGTGGCCGTGGTGCTGCGCATCAAGGATCACGAGGACGACAGCGAACTGACCCGGCTGCAGGGGTATAGCCAACGCTTCGAGCAGGGGAACATCACCATCCTGTTCTATAGCCAGACACCGCCATGA
- a CDS encoding histidine phosphatase family protein has protein sequence MTPIPRPPRRLLRKVWKGAAVLIVPALIAGFVAWPRSPLDLGEAGNMANARVRQHWAAGDVIVLIRHAERCDRSDDQCLDVTDGITHDGSQAADRIGDGFRALGMANTDVISSPTTRTAQTGHYMFGEANQAQEWLRACSKTHLLQDALAHKQAHRNLILITHSDCISKLQAQLGYEHADASDYGTAFFVRVNHHDKARALGVLAVGGWDTALKNEAR, from the coding sequence ATGACGCCGATACCCCGCCCTCCCCGACGCCTGCTGCGCAAGGTCTGGAAAGGTGCCGCCGTGCTGATCGTGCCGGCGCTGATCGCAGGCTTCGTGGCGTGGCCGCGCTCGCCGCTGGACCTGGGTGAAGCCGGCAACATGGCCAACGCCCGCGTGCGCCAGCATTGGGCCGCCGGTGACGTGATCGTGCTGATACGCCATGCGGAGCGCTGCGACCGCTCGGATGATCAATGCCTGGATGTTACCGATGGCATCACCCATGACGGCAGCCAGGCAGCCGACCGCATCGGCGATGGTTTCCGTGCCCTTGGCATGGCCAACACCGACGTCATCAGCAGCCCGACCACGCGCACGGCGCAAACCGGCCACTACATGTTCGGCGAGGCCAACCAAGCTCAGGAATGGCTGCGCGCGTGCAGCAAGACCCATCTGTTGCAGGATGCCCTGGCGCACAAGCAGGCACACCGCAACCTGATCCTGATCACCCACAGCGACTGCATCAGCAAACTGCAAGCCCAGCTTGGCTACGAGCATGCCGATGCCAGCGACTACGGCACGGCCTTCTTCGTTCGTGTCAACCACCACGACAAGGCCCGGGCGCTGGGGGTATTGGCCGTGGGCGGCTGGGATACTGCGCTCAAGAATGAGGCACGATGA
- a CDS encoding UDP-glucose dehydrogenase family protein → MKISVIGSGYVGLVQATVLAEVGHDVICMDIDQHKVEQLSKGHVTIFEPGLSALVRENLDSGRLHFTSDEKLAIEHGEVLFIAVGTPSGDDGSADLRFVFSVGDAIARHRVAPLIVAEKSTVPVGTGDALQKHINEALAKAGRTLQFDIVSNPEFLKEGSAVRDCRRPDRIVIGCERQEVRDVMRELYAPFNRNHDRILFMDLRSAELTKYAANCMLATKISFINQIAELAEHLGADIEAIRQGMGADPRIGYDFIYAGCGYGGSCFPKDMRALIHTAEAAHCSNDLLQAVEAINQRQKHKLFERVKAYFKGDLKGRTFALWGLAFKPNTDDMRDAPSRELMESLWAAGAHVRAFDPEAMQQTQLLYGEQPNLMLMGTPESTLNGADALIICTEWQQFKAPDFDLIQKRLANPVIFDGRNLYDVERLAQKGFTYFPIGRGASCDLPIPSGKWTQ, encoded by the coding sequence ATGAAAATCAGTGTTATCGGTAGCGGTTACGTAGGTCTGGTGCAAGCCACCGTACTGGCGGAAGTGGGCCACGACGTGATCTGCATGGACATCGATCAGCACAAGGTCGAGCAACTGTCCAAGGGCCACGTGACCATCTTCGAGCCCGGCCTCTCTGCGCTGGTGCGCGAAAACCTGGACAGCGGGCGCCTGCACTTCACCAGCGATGAAAAGCTGGCCATCGAGCACGGCGAGGTCCTGTTCATCGCCGTGGGCACGCCCTCCGGTGACGACGGTTCGGCCGACTTGCGCTTCGTGTTCTCGGTGGGCGATGCCATTGCCCGTCATCGGGTAGCGCCGCTGATCGTCGCGGAAAAGTCCACCGTACCGGTGGGCACGGGTGACGCCTTGCAAAAGCATATCAACGAAGCCCTGGCCAAGGCCGGCCGCACGTTGCAGTTCGACATCGTCTCCAACCCCGAATTTCTCAAGGAAGGATCGGCCGTGCGCGACTGCCGCCGCCCGGATCGCATTGTCATTGGCTGCGAGCGCCAGGAAGTGCGCGACGTGATGCGCGAACTGTACGCGCCGTTCAACCGCAACCACGACCGCATCCTGTTCATGGACCTGCGCAGCGCCGAGCTGACCAAGTACGCGGCCAACTGCATGCTGGCCACCAAGATCAGCTTCATCAATCAGATCGCCGAACTGGCCGAGCACCTGGGTGCCGATATCGAAGCCATCCGCCAAGGCATGGGCGCCGACCCGCGCATCGGCTACGACTTCATCTATGCCGGTTGCGGTTATGGCGGTTCTTGCTTTCCCAAGGACATGCGCGCACTGATCCACACCGCCGAAGCGGCCCACTGCTCCAATGACCTGCTGCAGGCGGTGGAAGCCATCAACCAACGGCAGAAGCACAAGCTGTTCGAACGGGTGAAGGCCTACTTCAAGGGCGACCTCAAGGGCCGCACGTTCGCCCTGTGGGGCCTGGCCTTCAAGCCCAACACCGACGACATGCGTGACGCGCCTAGCCGCGAGCTGATGGAGTCCCTGTGGGCCGCCGGTGCCCATGTGCGCGCCTTCGACCCTGAAGCCATGCAGCAAACCCAACTGTTGTACGGCGAGCAGCCCAACCTGATGCTGATGGGCACCCCCGAGTCGACCCTGAACGGCGCGGATGCCCTGATCATCTGCACCGAATGGCAACAGTTCAAGGCCCCGGACTTCGACCTGATCCAGAAGCGCCTGGCCAACCCGGTGATTTTCGACGGGCGCAACCTGTATGACGTGGAGCGGTTGGCGCAGAAGGGTTTCACCTACTTCCCGATTGGCCGCGGGGCGTCCTGCGACCTGCCAATCCCCAGCGGGAAGTGGACCCAATGA
- the arnE gene encoding 4-amino-4-deoxy-L-arabinose-phosphoundecaprenol flippase subunit ArnE, whose product MIFCLLLAACTLTCLGQIAQKMAVESWRGAPAGILAKLATPWLWLALLCLGLGLLLWLLVLQHLEVGVAYPMLSLNFVLVTLVARFVFKEHVDARHWLGVGIVMAGVLLLGWQA is encoded by the coding sequence ATGATCTTTTGCCTGTTGCTGGCCGCCTGCACCCTGACGTGCCTGGGCCAGATCGCGCAGAAAATGGCCGTCGAGTCGTGGCGCGGCGCGCCGGCGGGCATCCTGGCCAAGCTGGCGACTCCCTGGCTGTGGCTGGCGCTGCTGTGCCTGGGCCTTGGCCTGCTGCTGTGGTTGCTGGTGCTGCAACACCTGGAGGTGGGCGTCGCCTACCCCATGCTCAGCCTCAACTTCGTGCTGGTGACCCTGGTAGCGCGTTTCGTCTTCAAGGAGCACGTGGACGCCCGCCATTGGCTGGGGGTGGGCATCGTCATGGCCGGCGTGCTGTTGCTGGGGTGGCAAGCATGA